Proteins co-encoded in one Malus sylvestris chromosome 9, drMalSylv7.2, whole genome shotgun sequence genomic window:
- the LOC126634076 gene encoding uncharacterized protein LOC126634076, with amino-acid sequence MALTIANRIADSPEKIVKEFLQRRSNSSSDSLEAVFDLPLHTSRNQNNQNPSIANEGTHEDNFFHIFLDLRKGTGPHITSTPNCRSSSRTSVWILALNVVSCMEGSQMSIVCRRNCMNKHEHQWRNQEKTISENQCSNPTHVRTNGN; translated from the exons ATGGCTCTCACTATTGCCAATCGAATCGCTGATTCACCAGAG AAAATCGTGAAGGAGTTCCTACAGCGTCGCAGTAATAGCAGCAGCGATTCTTTAGAAGCTGTCTTCGACCTCCCTCTACACACGAGTCGCAAccaaaacaaccaaaacccatcAATTGCAAATGAGGGCACACATGAGGATAACTTCTTTCACATTTTCCTTGATCTCAGGAAGGGCACGGGACCGCACATCACCAGCACCCCCAACTGTAGATCCAGTAGTAGAACCTCCGTCTGGATACTCGCCCTTAATGTAGTATCTTGCATGGAAGGCAGCCAAATGAGCATAGTATGCAGGAGGAACTGCATGAATAAACATGAACATCAGTGGCGGAATCAGGAAAAAACAATTTCAGAAAACCAATGTTCGAATCCCACTCATGTTCGTACCAATGGAAACTGA